aaaataaattaaagtTCATCAAACTAAACAAAAAAAACAacacaattttttaaatttcattaatcatGAAatcattcatatcaaattcttctCCTCCATCTTCATCCTCTCCCCCTTTATCAATATCAGCATTTGATCCCTGATTAGACAACGTTGTTTTAACACTTGTTTCGTCTTCGTTACCTTCATCAacattaaaatacaaaaatacgAATGtagttaaaattaaaataataatgaactAATTTATCAACTAAGTCAACAACAAACTAGAAATTTGTAAACAAAATTACCAACATAACCATGCAACCAATTGCGAGTGCAAATAAGAGCTTGAATTTTTTCAGGAAGTGTACAGCTTCTATACTTGGTAAGCACACGAGCACCGATGGAAAAAGCTGATTCTGATGCAACAGTAGTAATTGGAATAGCCAAAACATCACATGCCATCATTGCTATGGTGGGGTACCGATGTTTTTTATCCTTCCAGTACTCCaaaacattcaaatcttgatgATATGCAAATTCAAGTTTTGGCTCCTCCAAATAAAGATCAAGTTGAGATTTTCCAACATTTGTAATTGTCTGGCTCTCATATGCCATCATTTCCTATATTGATTGCAATAATtatgatattaaaatataaatcagTTAAATAATACAAGAAAAAAGTATTAGAATACTTACATAAAAAATGCTTTTGCTCTTTCCTTTACCATCTCCTGCACTTTGGGGAGCAATTTGTGTGCTAGAAGAAGATCGTGGTCGTGAAGAACTTGCATTGTCAGTCTTAGAATATTCATCAAAAAGCTTATAGAATTTTGCTTTCACAAGTTCTATCTTCTCGAGACATTTAACAAAATCACTCTCAACCTTAGAATAAAAAAACTCCAACATCGAAAGCTTTATCCGTGGGTCAAGAATGGCTCCAAATGCAAGCACCATGCTATATTGTGTCCAATACTTTTCAAACTTTCCCAACATTCTTTTACACATATCACTTATCACCTCATCTTCATGCATTAAGTTTTCCTTTAACAAAACTTCAATCTTCCACacttgcataaaatataaatttgatgTAGGATAAGAAGAACCGGAGATCAAATTGGTAGTGTCATAAAATGGCTCAAGGAACTCACATATTTTTTCTCCTCTTTTCCACTCTTCACTTGAAggacaaaatttataattcttgTCA
This region of Primulina eburnea isolate SZY01 chromosome 14, ASM2296580v1, whole genome shotgun sequence genomic DNA includes:
- the LOC140812715 gene encoding zinc finger BED domain-containing protein RICESLEEPER 1-like encodes the protein MLDSAIKYKKAFVFLQFNDKNYKFCPSSEEWKRGEKICEFLEPFYDTTNLISGSSYPTSNLYFMQVWKIEVLLKENLMHEDEVISDMCKRMLGKFEKYWTQYSMVLAFGAILDPRIKLSMLEFFYSKVESDFVKCLEKIELVKAKFYKLFDEYSKTDNASSSRPRSSSSTQIAPQSAGDGKGKSKSIFYEMMAYESQTITNVGKSQLDLYLEEPKLEFAYHQDLNVLEYWKDKKHRYPTIAMMACDVLAIPITTVASESAFSIGARVLTKYRSCTLPEKIQALICTRNWLHGYVGNEDETSVKTTLSNQGSNADIDKGGEDEDGGEEFDMNDFMINEI